Proteins found in one Oryza glaberrima chromosome 4, OglaRS2, whole genome shotgun sequence genomic segment:
- the LOC127770746 gene encoding uncharacterized protein LOC127770746, with product MSTACIYDISACPVCISSLHIERVIVLFLLQMRRGASVFRHGPLKFIPEHHAVYGGRTVMLNRSGVVGHRPAAPQVPQDAQILDVDDLTNLALLPPSPEPSSGPRRRGKRIMAPGYSSGGSSKRTRSDSTGDALNRLADLRVQSNESRARREEQKQAKSARACMEMLKADGITRQDPIYHTALRMFRDGYLRDFFIEDCITPEERLNFIHQHGGLPYPPAFAPDPLLFAPLPPPTCSGHMDDWYKRFGPQDDNGGDGANGGSDGAGVF from the coding sequence ATGTCTACTGCTTGTATTTATGACATTTCTGCATGCCCTGTTTGTATTTCTTCCCTTCATATTGAAAGAGTAATTGTTCTGTTCTTGTTGCAGATGAGGAGAGGTGCCAGTGTGTTCAGGCATGGACCTCTGAAGTTCATTCCAGAGCATCACGCGGTGTATGGTGGTAGGACTGTCATGCTGAACAGGTCGGGTGTTGTTGGGCATAGGCCGGCAGCACCACAGGTGCCACAAGATGCTCAGATCCTCGACGTTGATGACCTCACCAACCTGGCACTCCTACCACCCTCTCCGGAGCCATCTTCAGGACCGCGCAGAAGGGGCAAGAGAATCATGGCGCCAGGGTACTCTTCAGGTGGAAGCAGCAAGAGGACAAGGAGCGACTCCACCGGGGATGCACTGAACAGGCTTGCAGACCTGAGGGTCCAGTCCAACGAAAGTCGGGCAAGGAGGGAGGAGCAGAAGCAAGCGAAGAGCGCTAGAGCATGCATGGAGATGCTCAAGGCTGATGGGATTACTAGGCAGGATCCCATATACCACACAGCCCTGAGGATGTTTCGTGATGGGTACCTGCGTGATTTCTTCATTGAGGACTGCATCACACCAGAGGAGCGCCTCAACTTCATCCACCAGCATGGTGGACTACCCTACCCTCCAGCATTCGCTCCAGACCCTCTGTTGTTTGCTCCACTGCCACCACCGACCTGCTCAGGCCATATGGATGACTGGTACAAGAGGTTTGGTCCTCAAGATGATAATGGTGGCGATGGTGCCAATGGTGGTTCTGATGGTGCAGGTGTGTTTTAG